A region of Rhodopirellula islandica DNA encodes the following proteins:
- a CDS encoding glycoside hydrolase family 130 protein: MPIKRTGIVLSPNRQRVVLRPFQPPGDDRVLRVIGRVCTLSEAEVNQQLAHVLEEFHGRHQKPKAYFEQRFRDLKHHLLTDTPLSENRRLLLGAYFTQEYALESAALFNPSLVWHPDQSNLPAGTRRFAMSLRAVGEGHISSIVFRSGTIDRNCNIQVDESVRYVTTPRYVPDSCYENSLFRRKLIELGLGNTFTYEVLDALPEEFTLAELETRLQASLREHRSLHNELAPLVDRVVMLAKSNYEIQYTPDHELSERVIFPFSPTESNGIEDARFVDFQDDDGSRRYYATYSAYDGQLVLPQLLETKDFLRFKMHTLNGPAVANKGMALFPRKINGHYAMLGRQDGEHLFLMYSDMLYFWHTSELIIKPAMPWEYIQMGNCGSPIETDAGWLVLTHGVGPMRKYCIGAMLLDLNDPSKVIARLSEPLITPNEVEREGYVPNVVYTCGSIIHENQLIIPYAMSDYATTFATIEVDKLLALMT; the protein is encoded by the coding sequence TTGCCAATCAAACGAACCGGAATCGTCCTCTCGCCCAACCGCCAACGCGTCGTCCTCCGACCGTTCCAGCCTCCTGGTGACGATCGTGTGCTGCGTGTCATCGGACGGGTCTGCACCCTTTCCGAAGCGGAGGTGAACCAACAACTCGCCCATGTCCTGGAGGAATTCCACGGGCGACATCAAAAACCCAAGGCCTACTTTGAACAACGGTTTCGGGACCTCAAACACCACCTGCTCACCGACACCCCGCTCAGCGAAAACCGGCGGCTGCTGCTGGGAGCGTACTTCACCCAAGAATACGCGCTCGAATCGGCCGCTCTGTTCAACCCTTCGCTCGTGTGGCATCCCGACCAATCGAATCTCCCTGCAGGTACGCGGCGGTTTGCAATGAGCTTGCGAGCCGTCGGCGAAGGACACATCTCCTCCATCGTCTTTCGCAGTGGAACGATCGACCGCAACTGCAACATTCAGGTCGATGAATCCGTGCGGTATGTCACGACACCTCGGTACGTCCCCGATTCCTGTTACGAGAACAGTCTGTTTCGGCGCAAACTCATCGAACTCGGGCTCGGCAACACGTTCACCTACGAAGTGCTGGACGCACTCCCGGAGGAATTCACACTCGCCGAACTGGAAACGCGTTTGCAAGCGTCGCTCCGCGAACATCGCTCGCTTCACAACGAACTCGCGCCGCTGGTGGATCGAGTGGTCATGCTGGCCAAATCGAACTACGAAATCCAATACACACCCGATCACGAACTGTCCGAACGAGTCATCTTTCCATTCAGTCCCACCGAAAGCAACGGGATCGAAGACGCGCGTTTCGTGGACTTCCAAGACGACGATGGCAGCCGTCGATACTACGCCACCTACAGCGCCTACGACGGCCAATTGGTCTTGCCCCAATTGTTAGAAACAAAGGACTTCCTGCGTTTCAAGATGCACACTCTCAACGGTCCCGCCGTCGCCAACAAAGGCATGGCGTTGTTCCCGCGGAAAATCAACGGCCATTACGCAATGCTGGGCCGGCAAGACGGCGAACATCTGTTTCTGATGTATTCCGACATGCTCTATTTCTGGCACACCAGCGAATTGATCATCAAGCCTGCCATGCCTTGGGAGTACATCCAAATGGGCAACTGTGGCTCGCCCATCGAAACCGACGCAGGGTGGCTGGTCCTCACTCACGGTGTCGGCCCGATGCGCAAGTACTGCATCGGCGCGATGCTGCTGGACCTGAATGACCCTTCCAAAGTCATCGCACGGTTGAGCGAACCTCTGATCACTCCCAACGAAGTCGAGCGGGAAGGCTACGTCCCCAACGTGGTCTACACCTGCGGTTCGATCATTCATGAAAACCAACTGATCATCCCCTACGCGATGTCCGACTACGCCACCACGTTTGCCACCATCGAAGTTGACAAATTGCTGGCCTTGATGACGTAG